One Aegilops tauschii subsp. strangulata cultivar AL8/78 chromosome 7, Aet v6.0, whole genome shotgun sequence genomic window carries:
- the LOC109741751 gene encoding uncharacterized protein — translation MENLSVLVLDQDPVSLWTICNTLARFNFKVLPFQTGEEALDSLKKGFAKDEELDLIVAEVHPGNTEVGTLRLFHHILNELEVPLITMCAYDEAASARMTLGTCFNVVKPLDTETVNFLKMRALQHRSIKNHRSETEDEEQDALNVNVYSDNLGRFIWSSELHEKFLQAVEVIGVSATARKIHQNMNAKDLNLTIQHIASHLQKHRLRAPKLSHNEEVYQHYASMKELSEMIASAYKVASAKPNNHPATTQTQFTHGVASAIWDKYPGMVWPHVEGSSASSAMCYNYPGKPWGQVGESSAGARVSQTNARPPPVLIHGTKSIWDRYEESLSYKREVLPIRSKALDGYGRNISVSLEREISRTESAGKIVINLESDEMQKDTTDDVHAAVTLQEDTMDEVHAAVTLQKDTMNEVYAAVTLQKDTMDEAHAAVTPHEVNEVPAANMGAGYLVDLAGNYHPAVENAQSKPFSDLDWEEMEKFWANQMEGQQEQQGLDLVDLLQVDGISPEELLQEDEAWNQALQPANPANVVNNAPMAEEPGAGDAPVYDPANQSGVAENVFWVWSPQFAGDYYGMPF, via the exons TTCTTCCCTTCCAAACAGGGGAAGAGGCCCTAGATTCCCTTAAAAAGGGGTTTGCTAAAGATGAGGAGCTTGATTTGATAGTAGCGGAAGTTCATCCTGGCAATACAGAGGTGGGCACCTTGCGGCTGTTTCACCACATCCTGAATGAACTTGAAGTGCCTCTCATCA CTATGTGTGCCTATGATGAGGCAGCCTCTGCACGCATGACCCTTGGAACATGCTTCAATGTGGTTAAGCCGTTGGATACTGAAACCGTAAATTTTCTGAAGATGAGAGCACTGCAACACAGGTCTATTAAAAATCACAGGTCTGAAACTGAGGATGAAGAACAAGATGCGTTGAACGTGAATGTCTATTCAGATAATCTGGGTCGGTTCATATGGAGCAGTGAGCTCCATGAAAAGTTTTTGCAGGCTGTTGAAGTGATTGGGGTGT CTGCTACGGCAAGAAAAATTCACCAGAACATGAATGCCAAGGATTTGAATTTGACCATACAGCACATCGCAAGCCATCTCCAG AAACACCGGCTGCGGGCGCCGAAGTTATCTCACAATGAAGAGGTGTATCAACATTATGCCAGCATGAAAGAATTATCTGAGATGATTGCATCAGCATACAAGGTAGCTAGTGCTAAACCCAATAATCATCCGGCAACAACCCAGACGCAGTTCACACATGGGGTTGCGTCTGCTATCTGGGACAAGTACCCTGGGATGGTGTGGCCACATGTGGAGGGAAGTTCAGCAAGCTCTGCTATGTGCTACAATTACCCCGGAAAGCCATGGGGACAAGTAGGGGAGAGTTCGGCCGGAGCACGAGTTTCTCAGACTAATGCACGCCCACCTCCAGTTCTGATACATGGTACCAAGTCCATCTGGGACCGTTACGAGGAGAGCCTGTCATACAAACGCGAGGTGCTACCTATAAGGAGCAAGGCACTTGATGGATATGGACGCAACATTTCCGTCAGCCTGGAGAGAGAGATCAGTCGTACTGAATCAGCAGGCAAGATTGTCATCAATCTGGAGAGCGATGAAATGCAGAAAGACACCACGGACGACGTGCACGCCGCAGTTACTCTGCAGGAAGACACAATGGACGAGGTGCATGCCGCAGTTACTCTGCAGAAAGACACCATGAACGAGGTGTACGCCGCAGTTACTCTGCAGAAAGACACCATGGACGAGGCGCACGCCGCAGTTACTCCGCATGAAGTGAACGAGGTGCCTGCTGCAAACATGGGCGCTGGTTATCTGGTGGATCTAGCAGGCAACTACCACCCCGCTGTAGAGAATGCGCAGTCTAAGCCTTTCAGTGACTTGGATTGGGAAGAGATGGAGAAATTCTGGGCGAACCAGATGGAAGGACAGCAGGAGCAGCAAGGCCTTGACCTAGTGGATCTGCTCCAGGTAGATGGCATTTCACCAGAGGAACTGCTCCAGGAAGACGAAGCCTGGAACCAGGCACTTCAGCCGGCAAACCCGGCGAATGTCGTCAACAACGCACCCATGGCTGAAGAACCTGGCGCTGGAGATGCCCCGGTGTACGATCCTGCGAACCAGTCCGGTGTCGCCGAAAATGTGTTCTGGGTCTGGAGCCCCCAGTTTGCGGGCGACTACTACGGCATGCCGTTCTAG
- the LOC109741747 gene encoding uncharacterized protein: MPDSHNGVNVLQRSPVFRRLCNGEPPPCNYTVNGRDYNMGYYLADGIYPQWAAFVKAIAEPRGNKQSHFATMQEAARKNVERTFGVLQARWRIMRSAAMMWESETLWQLMTCCVVLHNMIVEDEGDAVAQTHDFEAPGEQVEIAEDQDVAQLMNFLQMHQNLRNQQVHTQLLNDLVEQMWIHNGNQGGNA, translated from the coding sequence ATGCCCGATTCTCACAACGGCGTCAACGTGCTTCAACGATCTCCCGTGTTCAGGAGGCTTTGCAATGGGGAACCACCGCCGTGCAACTACACCGTCAACGGCCGGGACTACAACATGGGGTACTATCTTGCCgatggtatctatcctcagtgggcGGCATTTGTGAAGGCCATAGCCGAGCCGCGTGGCAATAAACAGAGCCACTTTGCAACAATGCAGGAAGCGGCTAGGAAGAACGTGGAGAGGACATTTGGTGTGCTTCAGGCTCGTTGGAGAATTATGCGGAGTGCTGCAATGATGTGGGAATCAGAAACTTTGTGGCAGCTGATGACATGTTGTGTTGTTCTGCACAATATGATTGTCGAGGATGAGGGTGATGCTGTAGCCCAAACCCATGATTTCGAAGCACCCGGAGAACAAGTTGAAATCGCAGAAGATCAAGATGTGGCTCAGCTTATGAACTTTCTACAGATGCATCAGAATCTTCGAAATCAGCAGGTGCACACGCAGCTACTCAATGATCTTGTGGAGCAGATGTGGATCCACAATGGCAACCAAGGAGGCAATGCTTGA